From Permianibacter aggregans, a single genomic window includes:
- the rplV gene encoding 50S ribosomal protein L22 — protein METVAIHRHARSAAQKVRLVADQIRGLPVDQALNVLAFSNRKAAGLMKKVLESAIANAEHNDGADIDALRVSTVMVDEGPSFKRMSARAKGRGDRIVKRTCHITVKVSDRRGSK, from the coding sequence TCGCCACGCTCGTAGCGCTGCTCAAAAAGTGCGCCTCGTGGCTGATCAGATTCGCGGCCTGCCGGTCGATCAAGCCCTGAACGTTCTCGCGTTCAGCAACCGCAAAGCAGCGGGTCTGATGAAGAAAGTTCTGGAATCGGCGATTGCCAACGCTGAGCACAATGATGGTGCTGACATTGATGCGTTGCGCGTATCGACCGTGATGGTTGATGAAGGTCCGTCGTTCAAGCGCATGAGCGCCCGCGCCAAAGGCCGTGGTGATCGTATCGTCAAGCGTACCTGCCACATCACCGTCAAAGTCTCGGATCGTCGGGGGAGCAAATAA
- the rplP gene encoding 50S ribosomal protein L16, producing MLQPKRTKFRKVFKGRNTGVATVGNKVSFGEYGLKATTRGRLTARQIEAARRVMARAMKRTGRIYIRVFPDKPITQKPLEVRMGSGKGSVEYWVAEIQPGKMLYEVEGISAELAKEAFTLAASKLPLKTTIVARTVM from the coding sequence ATGTTGCAGCCGAAACGTACCAAGTTCCGTAAGGTCTTCAAAGGCCGGAATACTGGCGTTGCCACCGTCGGCAACAAAGTGAGCTTCGGTGAGTATGGCCTGAAAGCGACCACCCGCGGCCGTCTGACTGCCCGTCAGATCGAAGCGGCGCGTCGTGTGATGGCTCGTGCCATGAAGCGTACCGGTCGTATTTATATCCGTGTGTTCCCGGATAAGCCGATTACCCAAAAGCCTCTCGAAGTGCGTATGGGTAGCGGTAAAGGTAGTGTTGAATATTGGGTCGCTGAAATTCAGCCTGGCAAGATGTTGTACGAAGTGGAAGGCATTTCCGCTGAGTTGGCCAAAGAAGCGTTTACGCTGGCTGCCTCGAAGCTGCCTTTGAAAACCACGATCGTGGCCCGGACGGTGATGTGA
- the rpmC gene encoding 50S ribosomal protein L29, which yields MNAKELLNKSVEELKTELTALQREQFNLRMQAATGQMRQTHLLGQVRRNIARVKTVLTQKAGA from the coding sequence ATGAACGCGAAAGAACTTTTGAACAAGAGCGTAGAAGAGCTCAAGACCGAGCTGACTGCGTTGCAGCGTGAGCAGTTCAATCTGCGCATGCAAGCTGCCACTGGCCAGATGCGTCAAACGCATCTGCTGGGTCAGGTCCGTCGCAATATTGCACGCGTCAAAACCGTGCTTACCCAGAAGGCAGGTGCCTAA
- the rpsQ gene encoding 30S ribosomal protein S17 yields the protein MSEQTIKRTLVGKVVSNKMDKSIVVAISRQVQHPKYGKYIKRTTKLHVHDENNECREGDVVRIQEVRPMSKTKSWNLVEIVERAS from the coding sequence ATGAGCGAACAAACCATTAAACGCACGCTGGTCGGCAAAGTCGTGAGCAACAAAATGGACAAGTCCATTGTCGTTGCGATTTCACGTCAGGTGCAGCACCCGAAGTACGGTAAGTACATCAAGCGCACCACCAAGCTGCACGTGCATGACGAGAACAACGAGTGCCGTGAAGGCGATGTTGTGCGCATTCAAGAAGTTCGTCCAATGTCCAAGACCAAGTCCTGGAATCTGGTCGAAATCGTTGAACGCGCGAGCTGA
- the rplN gene encoding 50S ribosomal protein L14, with the protein MIQMQSVLDVADNSGAKKVMCIKVLGGSHRRYAGIGDIIKVSVREAIPRAKVKKGDVMNAVVVRTAHGVRRVDGSLIRFDNNAAVLLNNQLQPIGTRIFGPVTRELRTEKFMKIVSLAPEVL; encoded by the coding sequence ATGATTCAGATGCAAAGCGTTTTGGACGTTGCTGATAACAGCGGCGCCAAGAAAGTGATGTGCATCAAGGTGCTGGGCGGCTCGCATCGTCGTTACGCCGGCATCGGTGACATCATCAAGGTCTCGGTACGGGAAGCAATTCCACGTGCCAAGGTCAAAAAAGGTGACGTAATGAACGCGGTTGTCGTGCGCACGGCGCACGGTGTTCGTCGCGTTGACGGCTCCTTGATCCGTTTTGACAACAACGCGGCCGTGCTGCTGAACAATCAGTTGCAACCAATCGGCACGCGTATTTTCGGACCAGTGACCCGCGAACTTCGTACTGAAAAGTTCATGAAGATCGTGTCGCTGGCGCCGGAAGTGCTGTAA
- the rplX gene encoding 50S ribosomal protein L24, producing the protein MAKIKSGDEVVVLAGKDKGKRGKVQRVLGERLVVEGVQMVKKHQRPNPMTNAPGGIVEQAAPIHVSNVAIYNGETGKADRVGYKVEDGKKVRVFKSNGARIDV; encoded by the coding sequence ATGGCAAAGATCAAATCTGGCGACGAAGTCGTCGTACTGGCCGGTAAAGACAAAGGCAAGCGTGGCAAAGTACAACGCGTACTGGGCGAGCGTTTGGTGGTGGAAGGTGTGCAGATGGTGAAAAAGCATCAGCGCCCTAACCCAATGACCAATGCGCCGGGTGGCATCGTTGAACAAGCGGCGCCTATCCACGTATCGAACGTAGCCATTTATAACGGCGAAACAGGTAAAGCTGATCGCGTTGGCTACAAAGTTGAAGATGGCAAGAAGGTGCGCGTGTTCAAGTCGAACGGCGCCCGGATTGACGTGTAA
- the rplE gene encoding 50S ribosomal protein L5: protein MAKLQDHYQNEVVKQLTEKFGYSSVMQVPKITKITLNMGVGEAVGDKKILENAVADMTAISGQKPVVTLAKKSIANFKLREKMPIGCKVTLRGERMWEFLERLVVIAMPRIRDFRGVNPRSFDGRGNYSLGIKEQIVFPEIDYDKVDAVRGMDITITTTAKTDEEGRALLGAFSFPFRN, encoded by the coding sequence ATGGCGAAACTGCAAGACCATTATCAGAACGAAGTCGTCAAACAGCTCACTGAGAAGTTTGGCTACTCCTCTGTCATGCAAGTCCCGAAGATCACGAAAATCACCCTGAACATGGGTGTGGGTGAGGCGGTCGGCGACAAAAAAATTCTTGAGAACGCGGTTGCTGACATGACTGCCATTTCTGGTCAGAAACCAGTGGTCACGTTAGCGAAAAAATCGATCGCGAACTTCAAATTGCGCGAAAAAATGCCGATTGGCTGCAAGGTCACGCTGCGCGGCGAGCGCATGTGGGAATTCCTCGAGCGCCTGGTCGTCATCGCGATGCCACGTATCCGTGACTTCCGCGGTGTCAACCCACGCTCGTTCGATGGCCGTGGCAACTACTCGCTCGGTATTAAAGAACAGATCGTGTTCCCGGAAATCGATTACGACAAAGTGGACGCGGTTCGTGGTATGGACATCACCATCACCACTACGGCAAAAACGGATGAAGAAGGTCGCGCATTGCTTGGCGCGTTCAGCTTCCCGTTCCGTAACTAA
- the rpsN gene encoding 30S ribosomal protein S14, translated as MAKTSMMEREIKRAKLVKKYAAKRAELKAKIVNPATSDEERWEAQKALQNQPRDASATRQKNRCNITGRPHGFYRKFGLSRNKLREMAMRGEIPGLRKASW; from the coding sequence ATGGCAAAGACTTCAATGATGGAGCGCGAAATCAAGCGCGCCAAGCTGGTCAAAAAGTACGCCGCCAAGCGCGCCGAACTGAAGGCCAAGATTGTAAACCCGGCTACTTCTGACGAAGAGCGTTGGGAAGCCCAGAAAGCGCTGCAGAACCAGCCGCGCGATGCTTCCGCCACCCGTCAGAAAAACCGTTGCAATATCACGGGCCGCCCGCATGGTTTCTACCGCAAGTTCGGCCTGAGCCGTAACAAGCTGCGTGAAATGGCCATGCGTGGTGAAATTCCTGGCTTGCGCAAAGCCTCTTGGTAA
- the rpsH gene encoding 30S ribosomal protein S8, translated as MSMQDPVADMLTRIRNAQQAGKKTVSMPAAKLKSAIAKVLADEGYIAGFEAGEMEGKKVLTLNLKYFEGKPVIARIERVSRPGLRVYKGLNDLPKVLGGLGVAIVSTSKGVMSDRAARAAGHGGEVLCYVA; from the coding sequence ATGAGTATGCAAGATCCCGTCGCCGATATGTTGACGCGTATTCGTAACGCGCAGCAAGCCGGCAAGAAAACCGTATCGATGCCAGCCGCCAAGCTGAAATCGGCCATCGCGAAAGTGTTGGCTGACGAAGGCTATATCGCTGGGTTCGAAGCAGGTGAAATGGAAGGCAAAAAGGTGCTGACCTTGAACCTGAAATATTTCGAAGGCAAACCGGTCATCGCTCGTATCGAGCGTGTATCGCGTCCTGGTTTGCGTGTCTATAAAGGCCTGAACGACCTGCCGAAAGTGCTGGGCGGTTTGGGTGTCGCCATCGTTTCCACCTCCAAAGGTGTGATGAGCGACCGCGCTGCACGCGCTGCCGGTCACGGCGGTGAAGTGCTGTGCTACGTGGCTTAA
- the rplF gene encoding 50S ribosomal protein L6, which yields MSRVAKKPLELPKGVEVSIKDNAVSVKGTKGTLNQAINPAVEMKVEGNVVSFAPRAGFDKANVQAGTARALVGNMVKGVSAGFERKLQLQGVGFRAAVQGKTLNLTIGFSHPVNFEIPTGITITCPTQTEILVTGIDKQLVGQVAANIRGFRPPEPYKGKGIRYDNERVVLKEAKKK from the coding sequence ATGTCTCGTGTCGCGAAGAAGCCGCTTGAATTGCCAAAAGGCGTTGAAGTGTCGATCAAGGACAATGCGGTGTCGGTTAAAGGCACCAAAGGTACCCTGAATCAGGCCATCAACCCGGCGGTTGAAATGAAGGTTGAAGGCAATGTGGTGTCGTTTGCTCCACGTGCCGGTTTTGACAAAGCCAATGTGCAGGCCGGTACGGCCCGCGCGCTGGTCGGCAACATGGTCAAAGGCGTTTCTGCTGGCTTCGAGCGCAAGCTCCAGCTGCAAGGCGTTGGTTTCCGTGCCGCCGTGCAAGGTAAAACGCTGAACTTGACCATTGGTTTTTCACACCCGGTCAACTTTGAAATTCCGACGGGCATCACCATTACCTGCCCGACCCAAACGGAAATTCTGGTTACGGGTATCGACAAGCAATTGGTCGGTCAGGTCGCTGCCAACATTCGCGGTTTCCGTCCGCCAGAGCCATACAAGGGCAAAGGCATTCGTTACGACAACGAGCGTGTCGTATTGAAAGAAGCGAAGAAGAAGTAA